A section of the Clostridium felsineum DSM 794 genome encodes:
- a CDS encoding acyltransferase family protein, whose translation MERNRSIDIAKGIGILLVLLGHRSIPDIMVKFIYSFHIPLFFLISGYLYRDKGEGYFLYVKHKFKTIIVPYIFFWIISLGIQLIAMNFNILSRVNGKELISEFFYLTPNGFWNGPLWFLVCLFVVYVLYYPVNKLLYNRKFYFVFIGLFLALGWSVSEFKIYLPLKLDVAFTGIAFYIMGDFAKNIKIKFKLNTIPMLLIMAFLTLILSIGLNNTIVQMIVDRYGNYLVFIVTSLTGSLSIIILSNLIGEFKLLEWLGKNSLAIMGLHFIIFIVILDPIQSALKLPLGNFFFRSLVTLVDIGICLAVLKPIIEAINKYLPFIFGKNVRRKGELWKINVQ comes from the coding sequence ATGGAAAGAAATAGGAGTATAGATATTGCTAAGGGAATTGGAATTTTACTAGTTTTGCTAGGACATAGATCTATACCAGATATTATGGTGAAGTTTATTTATTCTTTTCATATACCGTTGTTCTTCTTGATTTCAGGATATTTATATAGAGATAAAGGTGAAGGATATTTTTTATATGTTAAGCACAAGTTTAAAACTATAATTGTACCATATATATTCTTTTGGATTATTTCACTAGGTATTCAACTTATAGCTATGAATTTTAATATATTAAGTAGGGTAAACGGAAAAGAGCTTATAAGTGAATTCTTTTATTTAACACCAAATGGATTTTGGAATGGTCCTTTATGGTTTTTAGTGTGCTTATTTGTGGTATATGTCTTATATTATCCAGTAAATAAACTTTTATATAACAGAAAATTTTATTTTGTTTTTATAGGTTTATTTTTAGCTTTAGGCTGGAGTGTTTCAGAGTTTAAAATTTATCTTCCACTAAAATTAGATGTAGCATTTACAGGAATTGCATTTTATATTATGGGGGATTTTGCTAAGAACATAAAAATAAAGTTTAAATTAAATACTATTCCTATGCTTTTAATTATGGCTTTTTTAACATTAATACTTTCCATTGGATTAAACAATACTATAGTTCAAATGATAGTGGACAGGTATGGAAATTACTTGGTGTTTATAGTAACCTCATTAACTGGAAGTTTAAGTATTATTATATTATCTAATTTAATAGGTGAATTTAAGCTTTTAGAGTGGCTTGGCAAAAACAGCCTTGCAATTATGGGATTACATTTTATTATTTTTATAGTAATTCTTGATCCTATTCAGAGTGCTCTTAAGCTGCCTTTAGGTAATTTCTTTTTTAGAAGTCTAGTAACATTAGTAGATATAGGAATATGTTTAGCAGTACTTAAACCAATTATTGAAGCTATAAATAAATATTTACCTTTTATTTTTGGAAAAAATGTACGCAGAAAAGGAGAACTATGGAAAATAAACGTTCAATAG
- a CDS encoding beta-ketoacyl-[acyl-carrier-protein] synthase family protein translates to MKENTDLVITGIGTILANTYDVDTFWKNVSQGNSQIDFIKRFDTTNLKAKVAATINDFDYTKYLPNLNEHFATKKYDREILMGMSALENARKDAKLLEGDVDPERIGIMGSSSRGTLSWWYRTAKKQMTEGNEILLNSDDMITGLNGTSITMYAIYANIKGLVCSLSSACVGGNQAIGIAMNEIRRGAQDVMFVCGEEYPVIPPLIGLYTSEKSYVYTKEAVDPKKAMKPYDLNRDGFALGEGAVALCIERKDKAIARGAKIYCELLDHAEINEAHHATRMDMSGKPNAKMFNRLLVGMNRQAEDISYVCAHGTATKYNDLGECRILSNIYPEVSKRPPMGAIKPIFGHLFGGSGVLNIAASALMIKNQTLCPTINIEKIDPECDFDHVAEGPRKTKVKNIISFTHAHGSQSAMVGLGEVQ, encoded by the coding sequence ATGAAAGAAAATACTGATTTAGTTATTACGGGTATAGGTACAATTTTAGCAAATACTTATGATGTTGATACCTTTTGGAAAAATGTTTCTCAGGGAAATTCACAAATCGATTTTATTAAGCGTTTTGATACTACTAATTTAAAAGCAAAAGTTGCTGCTACAATAAATGATTTCGATTATACTAAGTATTTGCCTAATTTAAACGAGCATTTTGCTACAAAGAAGTATGATAGGGAGATTCTTATGGGGATGTCTGCACTTGAAAATGCTAGAAAGGATGCAAAGCTTTTAGAGGGAGATGTTGACCCAGAACGTATAGGTATTATGGGATCATCTTCGAGGGGAACCTTAAGTTGGTGGTATCGTACTGCTAAAAAGCAGATGACTGAGGGAAATGAAATATTATTAAATAGTGATGATATGATTACAGGTTTAAATGGTACATCAATAACTATGTACGCAATATATGCTAACATAAAAGGCTTAGTATGCTCGCTTTCTTCTGCGTGTGTAGGAGGAAATCAAGCTATTGGTATTGCAATGAATGAAATTCGAAGAGGTGCCCAAGATGTTATGTTTGTGTGTGGAGAGGAATATCCTGTTATCCCACCACTTATTGGTTTATATACATCGGAAAAAAGTTACGTATATACTAAAGAAGCTGTTGATCCAAAAAAAGCAATGAAACCATATGATTTAAATAGAGATGGATTTGCACTTGGCGAAGGAGCGGTTGCTTTATGTATTGAAAGAAAAGATAAGGCAATTGCAAGAGGAGCAAAAATATACTGTGAGTTGCTTGATCATGCAGAAATTAATGAGGCTCATCATGCTACACGAATGGATATGTCTGGTAAACCTAATGCAAAAATGTTTAACCGTTTACTGGTAGGAATGAATAGACAAGCTGAGGATATTTCTTATGTTTGTGCACATGGAACAGCTACGAAATATAATGATTTAGGGGAATGCAGAATACTTTCTAATATTTATCCAGAGGTTAGTAAGCGTCCGCCAATGGGGGCAATAAAACCTATATTTGGACATCTTTTTGGTGGTTCGGGAGTGTTGAATATAGCAGCAAGTGCATTAATGATAAAAAATCAAACCCTTTGTCCGACTATAAATATTGAAAAAATTGATCCTGAATGTGATTTTGATCATGTGGCTGAAGGACCAAGAAAAACAAAAGTCAAAAACATCATATCATTTACACATGCACACGGTAGCCAAAGCGCTATGGTAGGATTAGGAGAGGTTCAATAA
- a CDS encoding DUF5050 domain-containing protein translates to MKKITMIFTLIMLFLCSGCAKSTISKASNKITPKLNYNKIHYSQYQNDCYKNGNSIGNISNYGTSLADKNYIYYSATYGAPGIYRMNYDGSNKKKLTSDKAYYLNSDDSFIYYRNVSDDGKLYKINKGDLKTYKISDDKVFYLNLSSGYLYYQNENDENKLYKMTIDGLNKQKLNNSYSSYITVLDDYIYYQDETKGNSLYKIRKDGSDETKLNNDISIYINTHKDLIYYTNDSDSGSLYKIKKDGEGKEQVDASPSHFLNLSDNYIYSSDNKRNSFFKINADTLRKTTFNLNNVSKVSNINITPNFIFFDGTENGVTSNYIMKADGSELHKLQ, encoded by the coding sequence ATGAAAAAAATTACTATGATATTCACTCTTATTATGCTTTTCTTATGTAGTGGATGTGCTAAATCTACTATAAGCAAAGCTTCGAATAAAATCACACCTAAACTCAATTACAATAAAATTCATTATTCACAGTATCAAAATGACTGCTACAAAAACGGAAATTCCATTGGAAACATAAGTAACTACGGTACTTCCCTAGCCGATAAAAATTACATATACTACTCTGCAACCTATGGAGCTCCAGGTATATATCGAATGAATTATGATGGTTCAAATAAAAAGAAATTAACTTCTGATAAAGCTTATTATCTTAATTCAGATGACAGCTTCATATATTATAGAAATGTATCTGATGATGGAAAGCTATATAAAATAAATAAAGGTGATCTAAAAACTTATAAAATTTCAGATGATAAAGTATTCTATCTTAATCTGTCTTCTGGCTATCTATACTATCAAAATGAAAATGATGAAAACAAATTATATAAAATGACTATAGATGGTCTAAATAAGCAAAAATTAAACAACTCTTATTCCTCCTACATAACGGTTTTAGATGATTATATATACTATCAAGATGAGACTAAGGGAAACTCTCTATATAAAATAAGGAAAGATGGTTCAGACGAAACTAAGCTAAACAACGACATTTCAATTTATATAAATACACACAAAGATTTAATATATTACACAAATGATTCAGATAGCGGAAGTTTATATAAAATCAAAAAAGACGGTGAGGGAAAAGAGCAGGTTGATGCCTCCCCTTCACATTTCTTAAATTTAAGTGACAACTATATATACTCTAGCGACAATAAAAGAAATTCTTTTTTCAAAATTAATGCAGATACTTTAAGAAAAACAACTTTTAATCTTAACAATGTATCAAAGGTCTCAAACATAAATATTACACCTAACTTTATTTTCTTTGATGGTACAGAAAATGGAGTAACCTCAAATTACATTATGAAAGCAGATGGAAGTGAACTTCATAAGCTTCAATAA
- a CDS encoding Ig-like domain-containing protein has translation MKLKKMFSTLLIAVFAFSFTTTNNISADTTPQLDLTVTPNNDANCNDLKWNMSGASQDYSYKLYSKKSTDSQFQTTPCKGTTTDKVHVLNVYPDAGNNLKSWMEDPNPEDATGYGKGIITVTEIPLSTFNSNPNIKDSNGNEYDVIMFGSWDSNNSEDLNATSEPVVESFIKSGRGVLFGHDTINQTYFSKLANYANLNLKTNSNPYTGSANDNGRILPASSTTSNLTKVKTGSLVNYPWTINNNLSVPVTHNSQLSYGDIWIRFTHKSYTADDMINPGNFYLSTWNNTAMIQTGHSNGQANSDEKKLLANTLLYLAQVTDQTSWEDHKGQDVDAPNKPVINSVTNDTSKNQISLDYSSTDNGSTYDYYVEATGKNDGTKVSSATKTATVTTGINGYSIVVDQNPDTIPGNTITTTSTNYVINNSYKNDFYVHIAAIDKAGNISEVTHQKVQVQNATGITLNKNTDELITGQNDKLIATITPDDAIDKSVVWSTSDPSIASVDSNGTITAQNEGTATITATTADGKTASCVVTVTPNRDKARLSITMTNGQTETFITSMDIVNNFISWYKLKSTGVGQLDYIFNKLNASILKTEYISFDKISSFEVADFTKISPTNITRINLNKTTDKLKPGDSDILSAAVTPTDISSKGITWSSSDKTIADVDSTGKISALKDGTAIITAATADGKIAKCTITVDSTANTDIATLSITMTNGQSKIYDIPTDTINDFIGWRNSRSAGVGDPFYTFDTTQTFDSSIIKTDYVIFNEISSFDIYN, from the coding sequence ATGAAACTCAAAAAAATGTTCAGTACATTATTAATAGCTGTATTTGCTTTTTCATTTACAACTACTAATAATATTTCTGCTGATACTACACCACAACTAGATTTAACCGTCACGCCTAATAATGATGCAAATTGTAATGACTTAAAATGGAATATGTCTGGTGCATCGCAAGATTATTCCTATAAGTTATATTCTAAAAAATCAACAGACTCACAATTTCAAACTACGCCTTGTAAAGGTACTACTACAGACAAGGTTCATGTACTAAATGTTTATCCAGATGCAGGAAACAACCTAAAAAGTTGGATGGAAGATCCTAATCCAGAAGATGCAACAGGATATGGAAAAGGCATTATAACTGTTACTGAAATCCCACTAAGCACATTTAACTCTAATCCTAATATAAAGGATAGTAATGGAAATGAGTATGATGTTATTATGTTTGGTTCATGGGATAGTAACAATTCAGAAGATTTAAATGCTACTTCTGAACCTGTTGTTGAATCATTCATAAAAAGTGGCAGAGGTGTTCTTTTTGGGCATGATACTATAAACCAAACTTATTTTTCTAAATTAGCCAATTATGCAAACTTAAACCTGAAAACAAATTCTAATCCTTATACAGGTTCTGCCAACGATAACGGTAGAATCTTACCAGCTAGCTCCACTACTTCTAATCTTACTAAAGTAAAAACAGGTTCTTTAGTAAACTATCCTTGGACAATTAACAATAACTTATCCGTACCTGTAACCCATAATTCTCAACTATCATATGGAGATATTTGGATTAGATTTACTCATAAATCATATACCGCTGATGATATGATTAACCCTGGAAACTTCTATTTAAGTACCTGGAATAATACAGCAATGATTCAAACAGGTCATTCAAATGGACAAGCTAACTCTGATGAAAAAAAATTACTTGCAAATACTCTATTATATTTAGCTCAAGTAACAGATCAAACCTCTTGGGAGGATCATAAAGGACAAGATGTAGATGCACCAAATAAACCTGTTATAAATTCTGTAACTAATGATACTTCCAAAAATCAAATTTCTCTAGATTATTCATCTACAGATAACGGAAGTACCTATGATTATTATGTTGAAGCAACAGGAAAAAATGATGGCACAAAAGTAAGTTCAGCTACAAAAACAGCAACTGTTACAACTGGTATAAATGGCTATTCTATTGTAGTGGATCAAAATCCTGATACAATTCCTGGTAATACAATTACTACAACTTCAACAAATTATGTTATAAATAATTCATATAAAAATGATTTTTATGTTCATATTGCAGCAATAGATAAAGCTGGAAATATATCAGAAGTAACTCATCAAAAGGTTCAAGTTCAAAATGCTACTGGCATAACCTTAAATAAAAATACAGATGAATTGATAACAGGACAAAATGACAAATTAATAGCAACCATAACTCCTGATGATGCAATAGACAAAAGTGTAGTATGGTCAACAAGTGATCCATCCATAGCCTCAGTAGATTCTAATGGAACTATAACAGCCCAAAATGAAGGAACAGCAACAATAACAGCAACAACAGCTGATGGAAAAACAGCCTCATGTGTAGTAACTGTTACTCCAAATCGTGATAAAGCAAGATTATCAATAACAATGACGAATGGACAAACTGAAACATTTATAACATCAATGGATATCGTTAATAACTTTATATCCTGGTATAAATTAAAATCAACTGGTGTTGGTCAATTAGACTATATATTTAATAAATTAAATGCAAGCATATTAAAAACAGAATATATATCCTTTGATAAAATATCATCCTTTGAAGTAGCTGATTTCACTAAAATTTCACCTACAAATATTACAAGAATAAACTTAAACAAAACTACAGATAAATTAAAACCAGGTGACTCAGATATACTTTCAGCAGCAGTTACACCAACTGATATTTCAAGTAAAGGCATAACTTGGAGTAGTAGTGATAAAACTATAGCTGATGTTGACTCTACAGGAAAAATATCAGCATTAAAGGATGGTACTGCAATAATAACTGCTGCAACAGCTGATGGAAAAATAGCTAAATGTACAATAACTGTAGATTCAACAGCTAATACTGATATTGCAACATTATCTATAACAATGACAAATGGACAATCTAAGATATATGATATACCAACAGATACGATTAATGATTTTATCGGATGGCGTAATTCAAGATCAGCTGGTGTTGGCGACCCTTTCTATACTTTTGATACAACACAAACTTTTGATTCAAGCATAATAAAAACAGATTATGTTATATTTAATGAAATTTCATCTTTTGATATATACAATTAA
- a CDS encoding acyltransferase family protein, whose amino-acid sequence MENKRSIGMDVIKGLGIIAIVIGHTQSPLLRFVYSYHVVLFFFISGYFYKEEYRSNPIELIKKRIKTLYVPFITYEFIFLILHNVFVKFNIYHYQNYGIKDFVSSAFKILTFHEIQSDALGQFWFIKVLFITNIVFWAINFVLNKLKVVKKEVVGAVFMILLFAADVVVTRHVGSGKGSFTVPTWSLVPVSLLAFFLGNMYKKYKAYIKLNLYLAILSLSGIILSCQFVGTNMGNFYMYPIVFVTNSVLGIYLNLYLAEVLVNKKRCGALAFIGKNSLSILALHMISFKLVNFMQINIYKMDYSYLNNRTITNHIDWWIVYALFGVVMPIGVAMIVDRIKNIGNTIRFVSQKA is encoded by the coding sequence ATGGAAAATAAACGTTCAATAGGGATGGATGTTATAAAGGGCTTGGGGATTATTGCTATAGTAATTGGACATACACAGTCGCCCTTACTTAGATTTGTGTATTCCTATCATGTTGTGTTATTTTTCTTTATATCGGGATATTTTTATAAGGAGGAATATAGAAGTAACCCTATAGAGTTAATTAAAAAAAGAATAAAAACCTTGTATGTACCTTTTATAACTTATGAATTTATATTTTTGATATTGCATAATGTATTTGTGAAATTTAATATATATCATTATCAAAATTATGGTATAAAGGATTTTGTAAGCTCAGCGTTTAAGATTTTAACCTTTCATGAAATACAGTCAGATGCACTTGGACAATTTTGGTTCATTAAGGTTTTATTTATTACTAATATAGTATTTTGGGCTATAAATTTTGTCCTTAATAAGCTTAAAGTAGTAAAAAAAGAAGTTGTAGGGGCAGTATTTATGATATTATTATTTGCTGCGGATGTTGTTGTAACAAGACACGTGGGAAGTGGTAAGGGGAGTTTTACAGTTCCAACCTGGAGCCTTGTCCCTGTAAGTCTACTAGCTTTTTTCCTTGGTAATATGTATAAAAAATACAAAGCATATATTAAATTAAATTTATATTTAGCAATATTAAGTTTGTCTGGAATAATTTTAAGTTGTCAATTTGTAGGTACTAATATGGGGAATTTTTATATGTATCCTATAGTGTTTGTTACTAATTCTGTTCTAGGAATATATTTAAATTTGTATTTAGCAGAAGTTTTAGTTAATAAGAAGAGGTGTGGGGCATTGGCGTTTATAGGTAAAAATAGCCTGTCAATTTTAGCACTTCATATGATTTCCTTTAAGCTCGTTAATTTCATGCAAATAAATATTTATAAAATGGACTATTCTTATTTAAATAACAGAACTATAACTAATCACATTGATTGGTGGATTGTTTATGCTTTATTTGGAGTAGTTATGCCTATTGGGGTAGCTATGATTGTGGATAGAATTAAGAATATAGGGAATACAATAAGGTTTGTAAGTCAGAAAGCTTAA
- a CDS encoding CoA-transferase: MKNIIYSDLDDMMIKNIKKGMYIHIAATMSRPNAAVNSLVRCFKKDSPEFTISATGLVGNLHAIAMSGIAKHVITGFFGDNCPKPRPNWVYKNIISKGEPFTVEQTSMLTLIERLMGGALNLPYVTTNSLTDSDLLDEARDYAFKINDPCDSKKSITLLKSLSPDITLVHGICADEKGNVVLSGPLGEGNWGCLAAKKGVLVTVEKIVSSEVIKKNIDKVVIPGDRVIGVCEVPFGAYPQGMRIDGVVDIENYYDDYDYFDEARNATKTSENTEKWFDKWINIGQAEYLEMIRREKKSIICKPTLPKIDIEPTGKPSVGEILIILASRAIIEKVKKYKYRTILAGIGFAHIAAWIASSVLEKQGIHVRIMSELGFYGMVPYYGDVFLFSQRHAANCEKWSNVLEILGAQVGYQRKCLGVLGAAEVDEEGNINSTLLKDGSFMTGSGGANDIASVTDSMVIVAAGKKRMVNKVEFITSPGTNVKDVVTTFGRFGRNNKNEKFKLETWYSEESLYKDPKDNINNLTNWAVDVDKDLIEEANISFEERKLVWTMDPEGVYR; the protein is encoded by the coding sequence ATGAAAAATATAATTTATTCGGATCTTGACGATATGATGATTAAAAATATAAAAAAGGGTATGTATATACATATAGCAGCTACAATGTCCAGGCCTAATGCTGCAGTAAATTCTTTAGTTAGATGTTTTAAAAAGGATAGCCCTGAGTTTACCATTAGTGCAACAGGTTTGGTTGGTAATTTACACGCAATTGCTATGTCAGGTATTGCTAAGCATGTAATTACAGGCTTTTTTGGTGACAATTGTCCAAAACCTAGGCCTAATTGGGTGTATAAAAATATTATATCAAAGGGAGAACCATTTACTGTAGAGCAAACCTCTATGTTAACACTTATTGAAAGATTAATGGGAGGGGCATTAAATTTACCGTATGTTACAACTAATTCTTTAACTGATAGTGATTTACTTGATGAAGCAAGGGATTACGCATTTAAAATAAATGATCCATGTGATAGTAAAAAAAGTATCACACTGCTTAAGTCATTATCTCCTGATATAACATTGGTTCATGGGATTTGCGCTGATGAAAAGGGAAATGTTGTTTTAAGTGGACCATTAGGTGAAGGAAACTGGGGATGTTTAGCTGCAAAAAAAGGTGTATTGGTAACAGTAGAAAAAATTGTTTCGTCAGAGGTTATTAAAAAGAATATAGATAAAGTTGTTATACCGGGGGATAGAGTAATAGGTGTTTGTGAAGTTCCATTTGGAGCATATCCACAAGGGATGAGAATAGATGGTGTTGTTGATATTGAAAATTACTACGATGATTATGATTATTTCGATGAAGCTAGAAATGCTACTAAAACATCTGAAAACACTGAAAAATGGTTTGATAAATGGATTAATATAGGACAAGCCGAATACTTAGAGATGATAAGAAGAGAAAAGAAAAGTATTATATGTAAGCCTACTTTACCTAAGATAGATATAGAGCCTACTGGAAAACCAAGTGTTGGCGAAATTTTAATTATTTTAGCTTCTAGAGCTATTATTGAAAAAGTAAAGAAATACAAATATAGAACTATTTTGGCAGGAATAGGCTTTGCGCATATTGCCGCGTGGATAGCTTCTTCTGTACTTGAAAAGCAAGGAATACATGTAAGGATAATGTCAGAGCTTGGTTTTTATGGTATGGTTCCATATTATGGAGATGTTTTTTTATTTAGTCAACGCCATGCTGCTAATTGTGAAAAGTGGAGTAATGTTCTCGAAATTCTTGGTGCACAGGTTGGATATCAAAGAAAATGCCTGGGAGTTTTAGGAGCAGCAGAAGTAGATGAGGAAGGTAATATAAATTCTACCTTATTAAAAGATGGTAGTTTTATGACTGGTTCAGGTGGTGCTAATGATATTGCTTCTGTTACTGATAGTATGGTTATAGTAGCTGCTGGAAAAAAGAGAATGGTTAATAAGGTTGAGTTTATAACTAGTCCAGGTACAAATGTAAAAGATGTTGTAACTACCTTTGGTAGATTTGGACGTAACAATAAAAATGAGAAGTTTAAATTGGAAACTTGGTATTCAGAAGAGTCTTTATATAAAGATCCTAAAGATAATATTAATAATTTAACGAATTGGGCTGTAGATGTAGATAAAGATTTAATAGAAGAAGCAAATATTAGTTTTGAAGAAAGAAAATTAGTGTGGACTATGGACCCAGAAGGAGTGTATAGATAA
- a CDS encoding CaiB/BaiF CoA transferase family protein encodes MEEVIKDNINKLYVNGEESFNDKKANVKRLPLESIKILDFTRLFPGPLCTQILADYGAEVIKIEEPNKGDYNRKFRCRSDEDYGAIFATLNRNKKSICVDLKTEDGIEIIKKIIKDVDIVVESYRPNIMKKIGLDYESVKKYNPKLIYCSITGYGQDGVYSNKAGHDINYLSYSGVLDIINRTNGNDASNMTFPPFQLSDVVGSLNSAVAILLALQNRNKYNEGQYIDVSLMDVTLSNCLQCIMPDYYRKNELPNQYESVLFGKSASYCVYETLDGRGLAVAAIEPKFWERFCIAIEREDLITFVYDNSKLFIIKDEIQNIIKTKTLKQWMEIFEDVDACVSPVLRLDELESNNHIKTRQLITKQHFCKGKIKVLEHPVKFSSIISRDKNLVAKLGENTQEVLRKYIGNS; translated from the coding sequence ATGGAAGAAGTGATTAAGGATAATATTAATAAATTATATGTAAATGGTGAGGAAAGCTTTAATGATAAAAAAGCAAACGTAAAAAGGTTACCACTAGAATCAATAAAAATATTAGATTTTACACGACTTTTCCCTGGACCATTGTGTACGCAAATATTAGCTGATTATGGTGCAGAAGTTATTAAGATAGAAGAACCCAATAAAGGTGATTATAATAGAAAATTCAGATGTAGGAGTGATGAAGATTACGGTGCTATATTTGCTACACTTAATCGTAATAAGAAAAGTATTTGTGTTGATTTAAAAACAGAAGATGGTATAGAAATTATAAAGAAAATTATAAAAGATGTAGATATTGTAGTAGAATCTTATAGACCTAATATAATGAAAAAAATAGGACTTGATTATGAAAGTGTTAAGAAATATAATCCTAAACTTATATATTGTTCAATAACAGGATATGGACAAGATGGGGTGTATTCCAATAAGGCAGGACATGATATTAATTATTTAAGTTACTCAGGTGTGCTTGATATTATAAATAGGACAAATGGAAATGATGCTTCTAATATGACATTTCCACCTTTCCAGTTATCGGATGTGGTTGGTAGTCTAAATAGTGCGGTGGCTATTTTATTAGCGCTTCAGAATAGAAATAAATACAACGAAGGACAATACATTGATGTTTCTTTAATGGATGTTACATTATCAAATTGTCTTCAGTGTATTATGCCAGACTATTATAGAAAGAATGAGTTACCAAATCAGTATGAAAGTGTGCTTTTTGGTAAAAGTGCTAGTTATTGTGTGTATGAAACATTAGATGGTAGGGGATTAGCAGTTGCAGCCATTGAACCTAAGTTTTGGGAAAGGTTTTGTATTGCTATTGAAAGAGAAGATTTAATTACATTTGTATATGATAATTCAAAGCTGTTTATAATTAAGGATGAAATTCAAAATATAATAAAGACTAAAACTTTAAAGCAGTGGATGGAGATTTTTGAAGATGTAGATGCCTGTGTTTCACCGGTGTTACGATTAGATGAATTAGAGAGTAATAATCATATTAAAACAAGACAATTGATAACTAAGCAACATTTTTGTAAAGGAAAGATAAAAGTGCTAGAACATCCGGTTAAATTTTCATCCATTATTTCTAGGGATAAAAATTTAGTAGCCAAGCTTGGGGAAAATACGCAGGAGGTTTTACGTAAATATATTGGAAATTCATAA